Genomic DNA from Setaria italica strain Yugu1 chromosome V, Setaria_italica_v2.0, whole genome shotgun sequence:
CATAGTGGGACAACTGGACAAATTTGTCCCTGTACTCAGTCAGTGACATATTCCCCTGCTTGAGATCAAGGAACTCCTTCTTGAGCTTCATTAGTCCAGAAGGAATGTGGTGACTCCTGAAGTTAGTTCTGAATTCCTCCCAGGTGATGCCATTGGTGTTGGAATGGGTGGTGGTGTAGGCATCCCACCAATCTGCAGCTGGTCCCTCCAGGTGTCCTGAAGCATATAGAACCTTCTCTCTgtcagagcattgggtaatgttcagcatcttctccacagTCTTTAACCAATAATCAGCATCAAGCGGGTCTGGAGAGTGTGAGAACGTCaggggcttgtggctcatgaactccctgtgctTGTCCCTTGGTAGTGGCTGCtactggttgttgttgttattgttgttattgttgttgttcatCTGATTTCCCACGACTCTTTTCCCATGTCGAACTCAAACACCACTTTCCTTCCCGCTGAAGTAAAAACCTCTCACGATAACCCTATCATAGAGGATATAGGCTATCATAGAGTAGATGGACTAACCTTACCAACACTGACACCACAGCAAACCTCGGCACCGCCCTGGTGTAGAGCAGTTCTTCCCACGAATGTTGGAGAGTCCGAGGGCGACCATGGGACGCCGGTGAAACCACGGTCGCCGCCTAGTCACCCCCCACGTACATCGTATCTGATCGGATTGTTATTCAAGGGCTTATTTGCGTGTGCTGCTCTAGTTCATGTTCATCACCAGCATTCCAGCAAATCGCGAAAGCGCCAGTGACAAATCCTGGTACGTTGTTCTTAACAACAGGCTAACATGCATATGCAGCCTAATATAAGCTCACGTTTTCTAATCGTGGAACTGGAACCCTTGCTAGGATTGATTCGTTCCTCAAGTATCACACATGCTAGGGTTGAGTGTGACTGTGTGCGTTTGTTCTCAATGTTAGTCTCTTATTAAAAAAAGGTCTTTATTACTCTATTTTTTATGGATAACAATACTTGTTTGCAAATACGTAAAAGCGAAGCATTTTGTATTCTCAACAAGAAACACTGAACCGTCAGTTACTActttgaaggaaaaaaagaaaataatggaACGATCACCAACCATACCGGGCCTAAAAACAGAAGAAGGCCGTGCAAACCGGCGGGCCCAACAGTTAATGAGGCCCATTTTCATTCGTGGGCGGCTTCAGAGAGAATTAAACTATTATTCCGGCCCCCTACTCTAACCACAGCCCCAAAGCGCCTCTAGCCACATTTGTTTTTGGTCAGGAAGTTTCATAGAGAACACAACACAACTGTCTTTATTCTTGGGCCTCAGAATGGGCCAGCATTTCTCTGGTCCCCAATCTCCTCCCCTCATGTGGCAAAGGGTGATTCCCCTCAAAAAGTAGATAAAAATGTGTCAAATTTATCCATCTTGTTTGCAGGGTACCGGCTCGGTTCCATAAATTTCGGGAAAAGGGTAAATTAAGTTCAGACTTCGGGGGAGGCTTGCATGCTTTCATATCGCTTCAGTGCTAGCATTTGTAGCCagttacaaaaaaaaatggaatgtAAATCAGAACTGCCAATAAGGAACAGAAAACTACCAGAAGGAAGTTATATTTTGAACATTAACAAGGAAATCTCCTCGAACAAGCAACGAATCCGCTGGGAAATGAAAACCGACTTATCTGGCTGGCCCATTCGGTGTCCCCACCGCGCCAGTGACTCACTCGCAAAGGGCAGGAAGGAACCGGCAGGGCAGCCGAAGCAGCGCCGTTTCAATTCGGCGCCGTTCGTGCGTGCGCCCCTCGTCTTCCCCCGCCCGCCCGCTTCGGCTTCCCCAAAATTTCCTCAGCAATACGCATTCGCATTTGATTTCCCCCCCAACCCCaactgcctccgccgccgccctcggtccccacgccgccgcccttccCATGGCGTCCCCctccctcgccgcggccgccaccggccccgcctcctccccgctaGCCCTAGACGCCATCCCCATCGCCTCCcgccccccggccgccgccccgcggaaGCGCCCGGTCCTCCTCCTCGACACCCGCCCGCACCCGGCCTCCCCGACGCCCccgctcctctcctccaccgccgcggccgccgctgcggccgcaTCCGCTCCTCCGGCGCACGCGCGGCGCAAGAAGCCCTCCCACCCGCCCCGGCCGCGGTGGCAGACCGCGCTCAGCATCGCCGCGAAGAacgccgccctcctcgccgcgctgtTCTACCTCGGCGACCTCGCCTGGCGCTGGTCCCACCCGCCcccgccctccccgccgcccgaccgcgcCGCGCTCGAGGGCTACGCCGCCCGCGTCGACGAGGTCGAGGCCTCCCTCGCCCGTGCCTTCAAGATGATGCAGGTGCAGCTTGAGGCCGTCGACCGCAAGATCGACGGCGAGGTCGGCGCCGCCAGGGCCGACCTCGCCGTGCTGCTGGAGGAGAAGCGGCTCGCGCTCGAGGGCGGGCTCAACCGTCTCGACGCGAGGGCCGGCGAGCTCGGCGACGCGCTGGCGGGGCTCAGTCGGATGGAGTTCCTCCGGAAGGACGAGTTCGAGAAGTTCTGGGAGGAGGTGAAGGGCGGCCTGGCCTCGGGTTCCGGGAGTGAGGTCGATCTGGACCAGGTCCGCGCCCTTGCCAGGGAGATTGCCATGAGGGAGATTGAGAAGCATGCCGCAGATGGGATCGGCAGGGTTGACTACGCTGTAGCATCGGGTGGGGGGAGAGTTGTCCACCACTCGGTGCCCTACGAGCCTAAACGTGGTATCTTCAGTGGGTTGCTGGGTGGAGGTAATCCTGACCCTCAGAAGATGATTCAGCCGAGCTTTGGGGAGCCTGGACAGTGCTTTGCTGTGCAGGGCAGCAGCGGGTTTGTGGAGATCAAGCTTAAATCAGGTATAATCCCTGAGGCAGTGACACTCGAGCATGTCTCCAAGGTAAGACATTTTGACAAGTGCCAACTAGAGAACTAGCAGTTGTATCATGCTATGTGCATTGTTAGTGCTTACAGTGTTAAGTTTATCTGTTTCTTTGTGTATAATGTACGATCCACTCGAAGTTGTAGGATGTGCCAGCTCTCTGTGAAAATGCTAGTAGAACTTAGCATCATTGCTTGACATGTTTGTAGCATTGAGTCCCATTGTGCAAACTGCTGGGAATTTTTTCCAAGTGATTTCATTTGACCTACATGAAAGAGTAGAATGTGTGAGCAGCTGTGAAACCATTAGTTGTTAGAACTTAGAAGATTAGAATAGTTGCTTGATGGCTAAATGCATCATGCTTGTAGCACTATGTCCTATCTTAGTCTATTGAGGATAGAAGCCTTCTTGTGTAAATCATGTTTGTAGCATTTTGTCCTTTCTTAATCAATTGAGGATAGAAGCCTTCTCCAAGTAAATTATTTTTGTGATTAGCATTCTTAACCACTTCATGTCTCCTGTCTAATGGGCTATTAATTGTTACATTCCATGATTAATGGCTATCATCATACATGCATAGACTATACAACAAAAGGAAATCTTGCAGTAACAATCATTTTTATGCTAGTAAAATTTCTATCTGTTGTATGCTTATCCTATGTTAATATGAATGTTatgttcttgatttttttttgcgatATGCCTTCATTTAGATTTGAGTGGTTTTTGTAAACCTTGCTCTAGAACTTTTGAATTGTGTTATGAACTGATTGCTTCTGACATTGA
This window encodes:
- the LOC101764197 gene encoding SUN domain-containing protein 1, which codes for MASPSLAAAATGPASSPLALDAIPIASRPPAAAPRKRPVLLLDTRPHPASPTPPLLSSTAAAAAAAASAPPAHARRKKPSHPPRPRWQTALSIAAKNAALLAALFYLGDLAWRWSHPPPPSPPPDRAALEGYAARVDEVEASLARAFKMMQVQLEAVDRKIDGEVGAARADLAVLLEEKRLALEGGLNRLDARAGELGDALAGLSRMEFLRKDEFEKFWEEVKGGLASGSGSEVDLDQVRALAREIAMREIEKHAADGIGRVDYAVASGGGRVVHHSVPYEPKRGIFSGLLGGGNPDPQKMIQPSFGEPGQCFAVQGSSGFVEIKLKSGIIPEAVTLEHVSKDVAYDRSTAPKDCRVSGWYDETSGETQSSHAAKMAALAEFTYDLDKNNIQTFDVTAPDVGVINMIRLDFTSNHGSSLLTCIYRLRVHGREPVSPGTAGFRA